In a single window of the Nodularia spumigena CCY9414 genome:
- the pstC gene encoding phosphate ABC transporter permease subunit PstC codes for MTTNSSSLQSANIKSSSELRNLLDRGFIWLTRFFALAVAATLLWIAAQVTIEAWPAIQKYGVGFLINSAWNPVIDDYGVLPQIYGTIVSSFLGLLIAVPIGVGTAVLLSENFLPTQVRVVTVFLVELLAAIPSVVYGIWGIFVLIPLLNDVGKWINSYFGWIPFFSTAPTGPSMFPAGVILAIMIVPIITAISRDALISIPSGLRQASMGLGATRWETILKVIIPAAFSGIVSAIMLALGRAMGETMAVTMLIGNANNINISIFAPANTIASLLANQFAEAGGLQIASLMYAGLVLFFITLFVNIMAELIVLRVKRI; via the coding sequence ATGACTACAAATTCTTCAAGTCTGCAATCAGCAAATATAAAAAGCAGCTCTGAACTCAGAAATTTGCTAGACCGGGGCTTTATTTGGCTGACTCGATTTTTTGCTTTAGCTGTCGCAGCGACTTTATTATGGATTGCGGCACAGGTGACTATTGAAGCCTGGCCAGCTATTCAAAAGTATGGTGTAGGTTTTTTAATCAACAGTGCCTGGAATCCAGTTATTGATGATTATGGGGTGCTACCGCAAATTTATGGAACTATAGTCAGTTCTTTTCTTGGTTTGTTGATAGCTGTACCCATTGGTGTGGGGACGGCTGTGTTATTGAGTGAAAATTTTCTCCCTACCCAAGTGCGGGTGGTAACAGTGTTCTTGGTAGAACTGCTGGCGGCTATTCCCAGTGTTGTCTACGGAATATGGGGAATTTTCGTTTTAATTCCGCTTTTGAACGATGTGGGGAAATGGATTAATTCTTACTTTGGCTGGATACCATTTTTTAGCACGGCTCCTACTGGTCCATCAATGTTTCCGGCGGGAGTGATTTTGGCAATTATGATTGTGCCAATTATCACAGCTATATCTCGTGATGCACTAATTTCTATACCCTCTGGTTTGCGTCAAGCATCTATGGGATTGGGTGCAACTCGTTGGGAAACAATTTTAAAAGTGATTATTCCCGCAGCTTTTTCTGGCATCGTCAGTGCTATTATGCTGGCACTTGGTCGGGCGATGGGAGAAACAATGGCGGTGACAATGTTGATTGGTAATGCCAACAATATTAATATCTCAATTTTTGCTCCAGCTAATACAATTGCTTCTCTACTGGCGAATCAATTTGCGGAAGCTGGTGGTTTACAAATTGCTTCTTTAATGTACGCGGGCTTGGTTTTGTTTTTTATCACGCTTTTTGTGAATATTATGGCAGAGTTGATTGTTCTGCGAGTGAAGCGGATCTAG
- a CDS encoding response regulator transcription factor, which translates to MKYESAKKILVIEDDTVTRNLYVKGLQAKGFDTISAENGLAGIQQAQEHLPDLVVCDITMPDIDGYSVLTMLRQDPVTAIIPFIFITGSCTRGCVRKGMELGADDYVTKPFTLDELLRAISTQLQRQAMLQNWCATKFQEAQKSSSADQTSAFNQPPSIFPCVPQLKKVFDFIEAHYHEGITLCDVAEAVGYSPAYLTNQVGKQTGETINSWIVKRRMQGARFLLQNDHQTVEQIARALGYQDVSHFSRQFRQHHGLPPHAWRKEHQVGYYKVKVSS; encoded by the coding sequence ATGAAGTATGAATCGGCGAAAAAAATTCTGGTAATTGAAGATGATACTGTTACCCGCAATCTTTATGTAAAAGGTCTTCAGGCGAAAGGTTTTGATACTATAAGTGCTGAAAATGGTCTTGCTGGTATCCAACAAGCACAAGAGCATTTACCTGATTTAGTGGTTTGCGATATTACCATGCCTGATATCGATGGTTATAGTGTTCTCACCATGCTACGCCAAGATCCGGTTACAGCAATTATTCCCTTTATTTTTATCACTGGTAGCTGCACTAGGGGATGTGTTCGCAAAGGTATGGAGTTAGGTGCAGATGACTATGTAACTAAACCTTTTACACTAGACGAATTGCTCAGAGCCATCTCTACCCAGTTGCAAAGACAAGCTATGCTCCAAAACTGGTGTGCTACTAAATTCCAAGAGGCTCAAAAATCATCATCCGCAGATCAAACTTCAGCTTTCAATCAACCGCCATCCATATTTCCCTGTGTTCCCCAATTAAAAAAAGTATTTGACTTTATCGAAGCCCATTATCATGAAGGAATTACGCTGTGTGATGTAGCTGAAGCAGTTGGTTATTCACCTGCTTATTTAACTAATCAAGTCGGAAAGCAGACAGGAGAGACTATCAATAGTTGGATTGTGAAACGCCGGATGCAAGGAGCGCGGTTTTTATTGCAAAATGATCACCAAACGGTGGAGCAAATAGCCAGAGCATTGGGTTATCAAGATGTTTCCCATTTCTCCCGTCAGTTTCGCCAACATCACGGTTTACCTCCCCATGCTTGGCGCAAAGAACATCAGGTTGGGTATTACAAAGTCAAGGTCAGTAGTTAA
- the pstS gene encoding phosphate ABC transporter substrate-binding protein PstS — MLSRLHIIKKSRLAATASVLALTFGLGACGTEQVSETPGGTATDTTATTPVKLDLGGDVALTGAGASFPAPLFQSWFADLNKKYPNLRVNYQSVGSGAGVEQFTRGTVDFGASDVAMKDEEIQQVPQDKGVILLPVTAGGIVLAYNLPGVTELNLPRDLYVDIILGKVKTWNDPRMVAANPDANLPDQPIAWIHRSDGSGTTGVFTKHLAAISPEWKDKVGEGKTVDWPVGVGGKGNEGVTAQIKQTQGSMGYIEYGYAKQQNLSYAALENKAGKFVKYNDNSASQTLAAIQLPENLRAFVPDPEGDESYPIVSFSWILAYKNYADPVKAKAMEATIEYVLTEGQKISGELGYIPLPQAVVEKVAAAADQISPDYQISVSGSGSSASK; from the coding sequence ATGCTATCACGTCTACATATAATCAAAAAGAGTCGCCTAGCGGCTACAGCTTCAGTGTTAGCACTGACATTCGGCTTAGGGGCTTGTGGCACAGAGCAAGTCTCAGAAACTCCCGGTGGTACTGCTACAGATACGACAGCTACAACTCCTGTGAAATTGGATTTGGGCGGCGATGTAGCATTAACTGGTGCGGGCGCGTCTTTTCCAGCACCTTTATTCCAAAGTTGGTTTGCGGATCTTAACAAAAAATATCCTAACCTGCGAGTTAACTATCAGTCAGTGGGTAGTGGCGCGGGAGTTGAGCAATTTACTAGAGGTACTGTAGACTTTGGAGCCAGTGATGTGGCGATGAAGGATGAAGAAATTCAGCAAGTACCACAAGATAAGGGCGTAATTTTGCTCCCAGTGACAGCTGGTGGAATTGTATTGGCTTACAACTTACCTGGTGTTACAGAACTAAACCTGCCAAGAGACCTTTACGTAGATATCATTTTAGGTAAAGTCAAGACTTGGAACGATCCCAGAATGGTTGCAGCTAACCCAGACGCTAACCTTCCCGACCAGCCGATTGCATGGATACATCGTTCTGATGGTAGTGGTACTACAGGTGTGTTTACAAAACACTTGGCTGCTATCAGTCCAGAGTGGAAAGACAAAGTTGGGGAAGGTAAAACTGTAGACTGGCCAGTAGGAGTGGGTGGTAAGGGTAATGAAGGTGTAACTGCCCAAATCAAACAAACTCAGGGTTCTATGGGTTACATTGAGTACGGCTACGCCAAACAACAGAACCTCAGTTATGCTGCTTTGGAAAATAAGGCTGGCAAATTTGTTAAATACAATGACAATTCAGCATCTCAAACTTTAGCAGCAATACAATTGCCAGAAAATCTGCGTGCCTTTGTACCAGATCCTGAAGGAGATGAATCTTACCCGATTGTGAGTTTCAGTTGGATTCTGGCGTACAAAAATTATGCCGATCCAGTAAAAGCCAAGGCAATGGAAGCTACTATTGAGTACGTTTTAACTGAAGGTCAAAAAATCTCTGGGGAATTAGGGTATATTCCCTTACCTCAAGCTGTGGTAGAAAAAGTGGCGGCGGCGGCGGATCAAATCAGTCCCGATTATCAAATATCTGTAAGTGGCAGTGGTTCTAGCGCTAGTAAGTAG
- a CDS encoding scytonemin biosynthesis sensor histidine kinase, producing MNSSEHRLFFPNSQRKLQPEIDLKLAYFLINQSVDPAFCLGENQQFIYVNDATCKMTEYSREELLSLRLHDIDIDWSLHNWSDIKSQDYSTFKSRYRAKGGRIFLVEIAMFYVENQGQKFGCAVVRDKSDAIIELSVQTWIDELRNAKNYFQQEVSQLTTKEVELGISLSIFNSTLESTAVGIVAVNFQGDILSLNQKFIDMWQIPESLILSHKCPQFKAFFQNKLKDPEAFSRLICEISSQCDFESYYILELKDGRTFAHQSKPHYLGDKIVGRVWSIWDITQTQETEATLRLNEARFRTLAETTEANIFLLQNTRLCYINPAVERLTGYKKEELLNDFDLRRLIKSREHRQVRHQNAAANFEYQEMNLLKKDGTERWLACAVAKLDGMLDFGGKPVELITGIDITDYKNVESELNQALEQAKQLSELRARFLAMVCHQFRTPLNIVSFSNSLLKQQVDKHTEQKIQPLLDHIEKAIEQISQMLDDTLFFAKAETAKINFEPQPLDLVNLCDILVAQMHMSMSQKPINFVSQFYCLMACVDPKLLEPILKNLLENAIKYSPSNMRVDFMLACENGQVIFQVKDKGIGIPYKDQQRLFEPFYRGSNVDNIPGTGLGLSIIKTLVDLHGGQVSVESEVAVGTTFTVMLPLIKAESVFSQ from the coding sequence ATGAATTCTAGTGAACATAGGTTATTTTTTCCCAATTCTCAAAGGAAACTACAGCCAGAAATAGATTTAAAACTTGCTTATTTCTTGATAAATCAATCTGTAGATCCGGCTTTTTGTTTAGGAGAAAATCAACAGTTTATTTACGTCAACGATGCTACCTGCAAAATGACTGAGTATTCCCGCGAGGAATTACTTTCTCTCAGGCTACATGATATAGATATAGACTGGTCTCTACATAATTGGTCAGATATCAAATCACAAGATTACTCTACCTTTAAATCTCGCTATCGCGCTAAGGGAGGGCGGATATTTCTGGTAGAAATTGCTATGTTCTATGTAGAAAATCAAGGTCAGAAGTTTGGCTGTGCTGTTGTGCGAGACAAAAGCGATGCCATAATAGAATTGAGTGTACAAACATGGATCGATGAATTAAGGAACGCCAAAAACTATTTTCAACAAGAAGTTTCGCAACTAACTACAAAAGAAGTAGAACTGGGAATATCCCTGTCCATATTTAATTCTACCCTCGAATCTACTGCCGTCGGCATTGTTGCCGTTAACTTTCAGGGAGATATTCTGAGTTTAAATCAGAAGTTTATCGATATGTGGCAAATTCCCGAATCCCTGATATTATCCCATAAATGCCCTCAATTTAAAGCCTTCTTTCAGAATAAACTCAAAGATCCAGAAGCCTTTTCTCGGCTCATTTGCGAAATTTCTAGCCAATGTGATTTCGAGAGTTATTATATTTTGGAGTTGAAGGATGGTAGGACATTTGCACACCAATCTAAACCTCACTATCTGGGTGATAAAATTGTCGGTAGAGTATGGAGTATTTGGGATATTACCCAAACCCAAGAAACAGAAGCAACACTAAGACTGAATGAAGCTAGATTCCGGACTTTAGCAGAAACAACAGAAGCCAACATTTTCCTGCTGCAAAACACACGGCTTTGTTACATAAATCCTGCGGTAGAAAGACTGACTGGCTACAAAAAAGAAGAACTGCTAAATGATTTTGATCTTCGCCGACTCATCAAAAGTAGAGAACACAGACAGGTACGCCACCAAAACGCAGCAGCGAATTTTGAATACCAAGAGATGAATCTTCTGAAAAAAGATGGTACAGAACGCTGGCTAGCTTGCGCGGTTGCAAAACTTGATGGAATGCTGGATTTCGGAGGAAAACCAGTTGAACTAATTACAGGTATTGATATTACAGATTACAAAAATGTCGAATCAGAACTTAACCAAGCTTTAGAACAAGCAAAACAACTCAGCGAACTCAGAGCGCGGTTTCTGGCTATGGTTTGTCATCAATTTCGGACTCCACTAAATATTGTTTCATTCTCCAATAGCTTACTTAAACAACAAGTAGATAAACACACAGAGCAGAAAATACAACCATTACTCGATCATATTGAAAAAGCTATCGAACAAATCAGCCAGATGTTGGATGATACTTTGTTCTTTGCGAAAGCAGAAACAGCCAAAATAAATTTTGAGCCTCAACCGCTTGATTTAGTGAATTTATGTGATATTTTAGTGGCACAAATGCACATGAGCATGAGCCAAAAGCCCATCAATTTTGTCAGTCAATTTTATTGCCTAATGGCCTGTGTTGATCCAAAATTACTAGAGCCTATTTTAAAAAATTTGCTGGAAAATGCTATTAAATATTCTCCCTCTAACATGAGGGTTGATTTCATGCTGGCTTGCGAGAATGGTCAGGTAATTTTCCAGGTAAAAGACAAGGGAATTGGCATTCCCTACAAAGATCAACAACGTTTATTTGAACCATTTTATCGAGGGAGCAATGTTGATAATATACCCGGTACTGGACTAGGGTTATCGATTATCAAAACTCTTGTAGATTTACATGGCGGTCAAGTTTCTGTGGAAAGTGAGGTTGCTGTAGGCACTACCTTTACTGTCATGCTGCCATTAATTAAAGCAGAATCTGTCTTTTCCCAGTGA